ttttttgttaattcGATCCACTAAAAGTATGACCAAAGACTGGAATTCCTCGGCATTGGCAGCAAATTTATTGTACAACAACGCCTCTCTGGTAGTAGCATTCGAATTGATATCATCCAAAGTTGCAATTCCTTCGCTGACTTCCGAATCCAAGTTTTTAATCGAATTAACCAAATAATTTGTCACTAAGCTGCATGAACGAATCAAACATTGTTTAAACTTTATCCGATACGTTTCCGAATCCTGGTATGAACGATgtaaatccaaaaattccaacgcattatcaatttttcTCAACGTGCTTTTAAATGACTCCTTTTTCACCGCATTGACACCAGAGTATTGGTTCATTTTGCGTGTAATGGGGTCTAGACTTACAAAATAACTCAATTGTTCTGTGATATCCTTGTGCAAAAGGTCCATCTCATGGCATTTATCATATAAGGCATTTGTAGTTTTCTGAAAAGCAATTGATTCAATCGAAATATTGTTAAATCTAGAGACTATATCAGTCAACTGTTGGTTAATGCTACAAGTCTGTCCTAATACCTTTTCAAGTTCCATCGACTTAGAATCCAATTGATCAACATATTGGTTGTATAAGGAATAGTTTGAATTTGAACTCTGTGAATCAATCTGATCCAACTCAAATAGCATTGATGGTCTGCTATCTAATTCGTTAGCCTGCGGCAAGCTACCATATTCGACATTAGCAAACTTTTGCCGTAAACTATCATCCTCAAACACAGTAGGTAGACCGTTTGTAGAAGCAGGATTGAAATTAGatgcaatattttgaaCCAATGAGTTTTTCCTGCTCCTCGGCATCGTTCGTACTTTTGGAGTTTTCCGTAACTTTTTATCTCTACCTCCCTTCTAGATCTCCAACTTCTgcttaatatattatcacCACCATAAATTATTAGGACAGCGGTATAAGTGAACAgtggtcacgtgattatACAGAATTGCACAGACTCTACCATAATAGAGACACGACACGCCTTTCCAGTGAGAACTGCATCAGAATCAAATCGACTTGATCGACCAAAGCAAATTCCTATGACATATTATATGATTATGTGtttattatcttttttttgaatatatacAAGAATCGACATACATCAATAGGCGTtaaataatatcaatagagacaatacaaaaaatagtCATAAGAAACCCCCTAACGCAGGTCTGTTCAACTTTTACTTAGCTTCTCCTCTATCAGCTCTTGTCtaatctttttcttctccGCTTCAATATCGATACCATACTCCTCAGctatcttcttctccaaccTCAATCTCTTCTCCAACCTGCTTTTTTTCATCCTTGCCAACTCTGCTTTAATCTCATATGACTCCTTAGGGATTTTATTAAGTGTCTCAGGATCAGGCCAAAAACCAGGAACgttcaactttttatcaGTATCTGTGCCTATGTAGTACATCACCGCTACAGGTGACAAAAGACAAAAGGCGAACCTAAAAATCTCTAGCTGTGATCTGGTGTATCTGAAAGGAagtttcatcatcattaatgCAGACAAATATAACGGGATTTTTTGCCCAAAGTACCAGACAACCCTAGTTGAAAGTCTCTTCTTGTGATATGTTATGCTCGAAATAGTATTATTCAACGGGGGGTAGTCGTACCGATGAGAGGATTTGAATCAAATGTGTTTTCGTCAATAATAACACTAGAGCTGTTTTGGGGGCTTACCCTGGCTTCATTATAGAAAGTCTTCGGCAAAATTATATAACGATGTGAGCACCTGCCGTTAACGTCAGGTTGCCGTTGGAAGAGGAGTTGCAAGTTGTAAATTGTCGTATTAATATACCCCATTTGTTAGTTCTTATTGAAGTTATGTCCAAGAGAGTCAAGATGGCCCcaatcaacaaaatttgtACGCACTCAGGTTCGTTCCATGCCGATGAGGCACTTGCTGTGTACATGTTAAGACTATTACCAGAAGCAAAGGACGCTGTGGTTGTGCGTTCTAGAGAACCGGAAAAATGGGAAGAAGCagatattgttgttgacGTTAGCGGTAAATATGACGGAATTAAATATTTCGACCATCATCAACGTGAATTCTCTGAAACGTTTAACGATGTGTTCAAAACCAAACTTTCCAGTGCTGGTTTAATCTACAAACATTTTGGTCAAGAAATTATCAGGATTATTTGTCCTGTGCTAAGTGAAGATAGCTATGATATACTGTACAATAAGGTTTACAAGGAATTTATCGAAAGTTTAGATGCAAACGATAACGGTATTAATAACTTTGATGCGGAAGAGCTGGGCGTCACACGAAGATTTAGCGATAAGAACATCACGATTCCAGCTATAATCTCCAGGATGAATCCTAGCTGGAATGAAGATTGTTCCCCAGGTAAATTCGACGAGCAATTTTTCAAGGCCTCTAAATTCATCGGTGAATGTTTCGTTAACCTAGTCGAATCATATGGCAAGTCTTGGCTTCCAGCGAAGGACATAGTAAGGCGCGCTGTATTAAACAGAGACACTGCCGACAAAAGCGGCGGCAGCTCAATTATCGTTCTGGACCAATTTTGCCCATGGAAGGAACATCTGTATGAAGTGGAGAAGGAATTGAACATTGAAAATACTATTCTTTTTGTCCTCTTCGAAGACTCCTCCGGCTCTTGGAGAGTCTCCACTGTCCCCGTAAGCTCCACCTCATTTAAATTTAGACAAGGTCTGCTCGAACCATTGAGGGGCCTGAGAGATGAGGAGCTGTCAAAGAAGGCTCAGGTGGAAGGCTGTATCTTCGTCCACGCAAGCGGTTTTATCGGTGGagcaaaatcaaaagaagcTGCATTGCAGCTAGCTTATATGAGTCTTCCATAATCGGCCATCCGTCCATACAGAAACTatttataaatatttattttgaatcaaGACAGTAAACAAGTTACACTCGTTAACAAATCCTTGTAGCATAGCCGCCGCTATGAACTATAATCACAAATCCCTGCATAAAAATCCTTGCATATGATACAACAACATGCCCACCCACCTAAGGTAAACAAATTCCACAGACCAAAGAAGTCATCACATTGATCTAGTCAACCTACCCTACGCACATAATGAAACTTCACATCATGTATGTCCCGATCACTCTTGAAATATGTTAGATTAAATAATTTTCCAGCTACTTGCacttggaagaagaaaaaacgATGCCTTTtaagataataataaccatTACATCACTAGTCCACCACTGTAGTAcctgttcttcttcgtcgAGAGCGTTTCGAGacccaaaaagaaaaatgacGATTATGTACTCAAATGGCCAGATTCCTCGAGCCCGACAgacacacacatacacagTTTAAAGTTAATCGACTCGCAGCACATCTAAACAATTATTCCTTACCCAAAGAAGGAAAATGTGTTGCTTGCCCAAACCATCACACATACAGAGAGAAGGGCACCAAACGGAAAAAATTACCTTGCTAATCATTATCGTGCTTTTATCATCCTGGCACGGAATGTCTCCACATTTCGGTATCTCACAAGAAAAAAACACACGACGTCGGTCAATCACCAACTACTATTCAGTGAAAGAAAACTGAAACCTGACTACGGCAGAACTACTGGTGCCAGGAGGCTGCAGACCCCAAACAGGCAAAGGCAAGGGAAAACgtctttaaaaattttttataaaaattcGTAACGCAGTGTTCAACTGCTGCCACGTTTTTTCTTGCTCGATTTGTCTCCTGAAATGAACCTCGCATTTTCATATCATTAAAACCTACATTTCTTACATCCTCAACCCGCTTTCCGGACTGGGAACAAGTCTATCCCTAAAAGACCACCGAACGATCCATGGGGACAGGAAGGACTCAATCAAAAATCATCCTTCCCCGACCTTCATTTTCCATAATCTACCTACGACTTTAGTAGtcctttttctttcgtTTTATGCagttttgaacttttttcCACTGACATATCTTCATTATCTTTTCATTTAAAGTTCCTGTCACCGAAAGGCTAACCTAGCTACATTTCCGCTTACCTAACCATCGCGtataaaaaaatggttaTTATGCCATAGTGGAgacagaaaacaaagaataCGGCTacctccttctcctcccAGCACTAGTCCTTCTTTTACCTATTCATTCGCTATTATTCCCGTACATAAAAAACCCTGTATCTTACGTAGCTTCCATTCCGTATTATCATCGtcactattattattattattattacagAAAGAAGACAAGAACGAAAAAGCAtagaacaaagaaaaacacCGTCAAGCAAACCTTATAAAAACTAGCTACAGATAAACAGATCTGACCTTCATAAGTCTAGTGTCAATCCCTGCCGCATATCGTTTTCTGAAACGAGTTGGTTATACCTGAAACTAGTGAAACAAaggcaaaagaaaacttcaaaattttgatttatttttaaaaaataaaaagaactAAAGTTGCGCTGCGCAAGCTtcataataaataaataaacaaaCCAAAACAAGGAGAAGCGTTCAAGGTAGAAGAATCTTTAGACAAGCAACTGCatctcttcctcttcctcttcctcctcctgctcccCCTCCCCTCCCCTCCTCTCCTCTCCTTCCCCTACAAACTACtattaatatctttttctctCTATCTCAGATATACTCTCTCTATCTAAAGAAAACGAGATATAGATAGACATAAAGAAGAgggaaatatatatatatactgcaAATCCCcaagtttgatttttgtcCAATCACAGAAAGCTTTACACAACGTCTTACGAGAagtttgttggtttttggtttgtCAAGTCTGGTCTTTTATTACTTGAAGAGAAGGATTACGGCTCTTCCAGTAAAATTAATTATCTAtctgttttgttctttGTGCGCGTTGAGTgttgatatattattcaactCATACACAGGAGGAGAATCCTTCTTATCGGTTTTGAAGTTTAATTTCGAGGTCAAAAAAGGCCTCTGGCAAACCGGTAGAAGGCAACAACCAGAAGAATAATAGGAAAGAAGGTCTTGGTTGTGTTTCAATTTTGagttgatttttcttttaaactttttttttggaaaaaacTATTCTTCAAACAGATTTGTATTATACAATCTACAATAcgcacacacacacacgcCGGAAACAGGTAGTAACATACGCATACGGTCTCAAATTTATCCCCTTTACGTGTTGtttcattattttattttatttgtttttttgtttttgttaaaaaagaaaaatagtCTCATTTAGATTATTATTAGCGTTTAAGTTGGAAGGGGTGTAGGGATCTCTCTTGTTATTGgtttgatattgaaatcTCGGTATCAAATAAGCTAACTAGTAAATTTAAGACAttttagaaagaaaaaaaacgACAAGGATGCCTCTTAAATGGTCTTCTAGGGGCAAGAGAGTTCCTTCTGAGACGAATACTTCtccaaaaaaatatacGATTGGCTTTTGTACCACTGGAGGAGGTAGTATAGAGGATCGAGCACCGACTAGTCCAAGAAGTTCTAtgtcttcaaattcaagccctaattccaaaaataaccTCTCGCGCCATTCGCAGTTAAACGGATCTGTCTGTTCAGATGAATTAACTGTGAGAGCTTCTCAGACACAACAAAAAGTGCAACATACTCAAACGCAGATAtctcaacagcagcagcagcaggagcagcAACATATTTCGTCCATGCAGTTGTCGTTGCCAGTTGCGCAACGTGGGTCGACTggccagcagcagcaacaaccGGTTATCCAGCATCAGAGGTCGTTGACGAGCGAAGATGCGAAACACTTTGGTCAGATTACTTCGCAGTCTATTTTTGTGAAGAACTTTGCATTTGACGAACAAGTTTCCGCGTTGTCGTCCTATAATAATCATTCGCAGGTGTCAGTTATGTGTTCGAAGGGTCTTCAAACACCTAGAACCTGGACACTACCGAATCCGCAACAGCTCAATACAGAGACATATGACTCTACTGTATTTAAAGTTGGATGGGTAAACAAAGCGCAGGGCACGGTGCAGCATCCCCCTTCATCGCATAGGGAGGGGCGGTATAGCCATCAACCAACTCCTTCGATGTCGTCGTTGACTTTGGAACGACAAACACATTTTGCCGGCAACAGTAACGGTTCCTCCAACAACAGCAATACCAATCTTAACGAAGCCAATAAAAACAGCGGGAATAGCaacagtaataataatactaatgGTTATAGCTATTCTACAACCAATTACAAGCTCCACAAAGCCCAGTTAAAAGGGTGTATTTTAAGTCTATACAAATCGGGCCTTGGGAACgttaaattctttgatCCTTGTTTGGAGTTGAGTCCACATGCAGTTCAGGcgttgcagcagcagcagcagcagcagcagcataaTGAAAGGGCCGATGGTTTATTGCATCCACAACTTAGCACTGCAAGCTATAATTCCACCCTACAGCTCCCCTGCAACAATACTAACCCTGGTGGTACCAACCAAAGCGACATGGATACTAGCTCGTTAGGTGTGGATCCAAATAGCGATGAGCTTATTTCTAGGTTGGATTATGTAAGTCTATCGTATCCACATCCAGAGTTAAAATTGGATAAAAAAGATGATAAGATACTTTCTGGTTCGCTTGAAAGTTTGTGCCATGCCGTCCTTTTCATGCCAACTGATGATAAAAAAAAGGCCATTGATATCTTGTTGCTTCTACCTTTGCTTGACgactttaataaaattttgaattgctTTAACTTATTTGGTATAATCTTTACGAAACACCCAGATAATGCGGCATCCTCATACAACAAGTACCAGCATTATCAGATCGATCTGGAGGTTGATCGCTTGATGACACAAAGACTCGCTCTGGTTGTTAAAACTGTCTTAGATATGTTCCCTGGATTCTTACTAGATGATAAGATTTTTCAGTCCGTTATTGTCTTACTGGACACCATTTCATTTCATGATGAAGACATCTCGCAGACAATGAAGATACGTATTGCTGAAAAGCAAGCTGAATTAAACAAGTTGACGTCATTCATATACGAACCCCTGCAGCCTGCGAAACTAGAAGCTCTTGTGAAAGTGtcgaattttttgaaattagACACAGAAAAGATTGCAAACCAAATTCATAGAATAAACCTCAAGTTCAGTAAAGTCTGGAGCCCACAATTGGATTATTCCTTGCTTTACGATTCACAATACTGCTATAGACATGTTGAGTTGAATCCATTGGTTTTCTTTAATGAGAGGAATGTTCAGTACTTGTGTCGGTTAATGGTTACCCATGTTTTTAGCACCGATAGAGATATGACTCCAAACAAACGTGCAGAAATATTGACAAAATGGGTTCAGCTAGGCTGTAAATTCGAAAAATTAGGAGATATGGTATCTTGGCTAGCTATTGCAACCATTATATGTTCCATTCCAATGTTAAGATTGACCAAGACTTGGCAATTTGTTTCGGAtacatatttgaaaatcatttttaaagaCTGGGTTCCAACAATCGTTCAGTTGGATAGAAGACAAAtgtcttcaaaatctaCAAACAGCGTTTTCATCTTAGCTCCTCCAAATTTAAATGATGCTTTTATTAGGGATAATGTGATTCCTTACTTTGGTGATTTGGTAATTAGAGCCGATGATTTGCCTAGGGAAACCAAATACAAATActtggagaagaagattcGTCGTACTAAGAATGCATTTTATAAATGGCAGCAGAGGTTGGATCAAGCATTTGAACAAGCgaaaaaatcatcatcatcatccaaagtTTTGAGAGCGGAAGATAACGGTTCAGAAGATGTTGCCGATTTCTATCATTATTGGAAACTTCACATGGAACTACCAGCTATGAACATTGAAACCATTATGGGATTGAGTTTGAAAGTCGAACCACCGTCTTTAAATTACAACGTTTATTCCAAACCATTTCCTTCTCGATGCTCACTGATTAACGGAGGCTATTTGCCCATTTTGTTTACATCATTATTGCAAAGCTATTCTTTATTCCCACAAGAATTATTGatcgcagcagcagctcAAAACAATAGAACATCTACTTTGGGCGCTGTAACTACACCTACTAATAGAGTCAGTCAACTTTCTGTAAGCACACGTATGCAAGCTCAAGGGACTTCTGTTACTGAAACGACAGGCGTTACTGGTATTTCAACTATCGATGAACCAATAGTTAAAGAGATTTCGTCGAAAGTATCAAATGAAAAAGTTTTTCTGAAGTTTATCCGGGATTTGTTTAACATTGACATACATGTGTTTCACATATCGGATGACTTAGTCTTCAAATCAATTCGTGATTATGAAAATATCTCTAAATCGAAGAATTCGATAATTCAGACTCCCAAAAGGTCATCTCATCAATCAAATATCCTTCCTGATCTCTCTGCCCTTAGTGGTGCTTTAGAAGGTCTCGAActatttaataatatcagcCGCAGTCCAGAAGTTGTATCAGAATTTACTGTTCAAGTTGTTTTGAAATGTGCCACATTAGAAAAGATTTTCGATATATTGGTTTTGACCACTCGTGTTTTTTCTAACCTCGTTACTACCAATGATCTAGTTGCATACTTTTGCAGTGAAAGAGCTCGTAAAGATAAGAATCCTTTGAAAACTTCTAACAacgataataataatattggtTTATTGGACTTTGCCCTAATAAGTCTAATAATGGATAATGATTTATTCACTGAAACtttctttaataattaCAAGAGTTTTACTACCACATTATTCGTTTTGGAAAATCTTGCTAAGAGATTTATTGGTGCAAAGTCATGTGCTGTATCTATTAATCGTATTAAAATGAGCAAACCTTCAGGATTATCACGGCGATCTTCAGTCAATCAAAACAATCCACAACAAGTTGATCAAAGAACTTCTTCTGCTAGCAGTGGTATGTTTACTCTggaatatgatgatgtgAAGTTCCCAGTTTGGGATCAAAAGGTAACAAATAACGATCTATGTCCTTTAAGTTACTTGGCCAAAATTCAACTTGGAGTCTTGGAGTCTTTATACCATTTCATTAAGGAGCATTACGCTGATTTTACAgatgatttgaaaaatagtAAGACTTTCTTAGATGTACTAAAGATTATTAATCAAGAGGTCTATGAAGAATGGGATAAAAGATTGGAGGAGTTTAGAAAATCTACTAAAAATGGCAGTACTCCCTCCGTTGAAGTCCTAAGTATAACCGAGCTAGAAAAACTCCAGGCCCAATTACAAGAATTGTTTAACAATATTAAATCATCGTATCAGCGTCAATTATACCGCCCGTTAGGTGTTACCAGAACACATAGAAGAGTTAATGATCTCCTTACTTCATTTAAATCACATACATCAATGTCTGGAGCTATCATGAATGGAACGGATAGTACCCTAGATAAAATGGCCACCAGCTTTACAAAGCTTAAATTTAACGATTATGATGGGATGATATCTTGGCTTTATCAATTGGATCATTTTATTATGGATAAATTGAGGATGATTTCCGGCCATACATGGATCGAAGTTTCCCAAATATTAGAATCGTTATCAAATGaatctttgttttcatttAGGTATCCACTACAGAGTATTTCGAACAATGTTGTGGCCAGTGGTAATTCTCAGTTAGATGATTTGGAAATCTTAGATGTATTTCAATGGTTGTCAACATTGGAGACTGAAGATGGTTCCCCTGTTATGGAATATCTACCTCCATCTGTTCAGTTGATAATTAAGCTACACGTCGCCCTAACTCGATTCTTTGTGGTTCATATTTCTCACTTGCATTCAAGCTATGAAACAAGAGTTAATACTTGCTCTGTAATCTTGCAAATGTTGAATTTTGTTCATTTAAAGAATACTGAAGTTGATCTTTTTGATGTGGATGATGCTAGTGCGAAAGGAAATCCAGCGACAAATATTTCACCCCATGTGCCCTCTTTTATTGAAACTGCTATTTCGAATGCAATTGTTTCTCCAGAGTcaagattttttgaaatgtCTTGGAAGCAAAGTTACCAAAATATTTCCGACCAGTCCAATATCAAACTGACATTTATGGGTTCTATGTTAAATGTTTTGGATAAAAGCGCaaggaatttttcaaatgccGATTCCAAGTATTCTTTGAAACCTAAAAATTTATCCCCTTGTCCAGGATGGTTTATTTCGAGATTATTGGAGATTACACAACttgttccaaatatgaGTATTGAAAACTCTAAAATGGTGAATTTTGATAAAAGGagatttattaataatattgttgCCAATTATCAAGATTTGATTCCTAATGTGGATCACTATCCTTCGTGGGATAAATCACAAGATAAGTTGGAATTCGGCtctgttttgttttattctGGAGTTGATTCTAATAAAGCTTTCAGGAAGGCTAGTAAAGATGCTGCTACAAATGAGGCCAGGCAATTGAAGTTTCAATCAATGGGACTGTTTAATGATATTCTAGTTGCAGAGGTTTACAAAATTCAAAGagatcaaaaaatgatggAGCAATTAGCAATACAAGATCATGAATATAAGCGTAGTATGGCTTCTCAGTTCCCAATGAGACCATCTATTTCAGTTGCTAGTCCAACTTGTGGCACACCTCTGAATGGAAAGTATCCGAGCATAAGTCAAAATTCACTCGGTGTGAACGTATCAAACAATATGTCACTTTCCGTAGGTAGACATGGGAGAGCTTCTGTGTCTTCTAGAACCTCAGTGATTTCAAATTCGACAACAGTTGCACCATTAGGAAATACTGTGCCTACAACACCTGCGACAACTACCTCGCATCATGGAAGTATGGGTAAAAAGATCGGTGGATTCCTACGAAGACCCTTCTCCATTAGTGGGTTcagttcttcttcatcacaGGGCAGTAGTGCAAACTCTGTGATACTCCCCGGCGTTCAATCAAATGGATCTATCTCCCCATACGAGCTACCTGATATATTGAACGAGATTCAAGATGTAAAGCCGGCAACGTCCCTAAAGACTTTTGAAATTAAGTCATGCATTCCAGTTAATAACTACAGGCAGGATCCTGATATGATGCACTGTTTCAAGATCATAATGGAAGATGGTTCCCAACATACAATCCAAGGTACGGATGAAATTGATATGAATGAATGGATAAAGGCTATTATACTATCCAAGAGATACTCCTTCCACTCTAAAAAGTTTAAAGGCAAGACTTCAAATAAGATATTTGGGGTTCCAGTGGAAGATGTTTGTGAAAGAGAAGGTGTTATGATTCCCAACATAATTGTGAAATTGttggatgaaattgaattACGCGGCTTAGACGAGGTAGGTTTATACAGAGTACCTGGTTCGGTTGGTAGCATTAATGCTTTGAAGAGTGCTTTTGATGAGGAAGGTGCCCTCAACAATACATTTACACTAGAGGATGATAGATGGTTTGAGATAAATACGATTGCTGGGTGCTTCAAACTATATTTAAGGGAATTACCGGAGTCATTATTTACTAAAGAAAAAGTCGATAACTTTGTTGACCTTATGGCGTGTTTCAAAAGTCGGGAAATTGACTTATCAAATTTCCAGAATGAGGTAAAGCTGTTGTTAAAATCTTTGCCTGTTTTCAATTACCACATCTTAAAAAGGTTGTTTATGCATTTGAATCGAGTGCATCAACATGTGGAAAATAATAGAATGGATGCTAGCAACTTAGCTATTGTGTTTTCTATGTCGTTTATTAATCAAGACGATTTAGCCAGTACTATGGGACCTACATTAGGTTTATTGCAGATGCTATTACAATACCTAATTAGAAATCCGGAGCATTACTTCATCTGAGACTTTTTCCTTACTTTAGTATACGCTagttttttggtttttatttctcCCATCATATTCGTTCCCATCCTGTTGTACCAACCGCCATGTTGGGAAAGAACTATGTATATCCTGTAATAAACTACTGATATCTTATGTTTACTTCTAATACTATTAATGATTACATATTTACAGCATCCTTTTAACTAATCTCTTGTTACTATTTACAGTTGAGAGGCGAAGCtatctaaatatataaatctAACTTCATAATACTATCTTGGAGGTCAAATCACATGGGTACTTACTTATGGGATACTTGATACTTGATATCTCGGACTTTAATTAATATTACTGATTCTTTTTAAGGTCAGATCTGCGAACTATTTTAATACGAGAATTTGATTTCTCCTCCTTTGCAGCTTCCTGCATTTTAAATTGTTTCTCTTTCATCTCCGCCCTTCTTTCCGCTTGTTCCCTAGCATTCTTAATGTTTTCTCTAAAACTCTCTATTATACCTTTTGGAGGGCCTTCGCTTGCAGGTTGAGGATGTTTAACAATTTCAGCAATATTTAACTTACCTCTAATATAGGagttcttcaacaaaagGGTCTGCACTACGGAACATATACCATTCATGGTCAAATAAACTACCACACCACTGGATAAATTCATAGTAGCAGGGATCGTCAACAGTGGCAAAAAGGTAAAgagcttcttcatctggGGTGAAAACTGCTGCGCACCTGATTCACCACCACTTCTTGCCAAAGATATGAATAAGGCAGCAGTGAGTGTTTGTAAACCTAGATATGGATCCGCTTGAGTCAAATCTTTGAACCAAGCTATACCTTGAGTGGAAAACCCATCCACAGGATAGTTAGCCATTTGTCTAATACCTGCAAAGAATGAAATAGCGATTGGtagttgaagaattggcACAGCCAGGTACCGATTTTTAATGccattttcatttaacaACTTTCTGCGTTTCATGGTTATTTTCTGTGCCTCGGCCACATCT
This Eremothecium cymbalariae DBVPG#7215 chromosome 5, complete sequence DNA region includes the following protein-coding sequences:
- the PET100 gene encoding Pet100p (similar to Ashbya gossypii AGR146W), which produces MMMKLPFRYTRSQLEIFRFAFCLLSPVAVMYYIGTDTDKKLNVPGFWPDPETLNKIPKESYEIKAELARMKKSRLEKRLRLEKKIAEEYGIDIEAEKKKIRQELIEEKLSKS
- the MYG1 gene encoding Myg1p (similar to Ashbya gossypii AGR145C), which produces MSKRVKMAPINKICTHSGSFHADEALAVYMLRLLPEAKDAVVVRSREPEKWEEADIVVDVSGKYDGIKYFDHHQREFSETFNDVFKTKLSSAGLIYKHFGQEIIRIICPVLSEDSYDILYNKVYKEFIESLDANDNGINNFDAEELGVTRRFSDKNITIPAIISRMNPSWNEDCSPGKFDEQFFKASKFIGECFVNLVESYGKSWLPAKDIVRRAVLNRDTADKSGGSSIIVLDQFCPWKEHLYEVEKELNIENTILFVLFEDSSGSWRVSTVPVSSTSFKFRQGLLEPLRGLRDEELSKKAQVEGCIFVHASGFIGGAKSKEAALQLAYMSLP
- the BEM2 gene encoding GTPase-activating protein BEM2 (similar to Ashbya gossypii AGR144C), with amino-acid sequence MPLKWSSRGKRVPSETNTSPKKYTIGFCTTGGGSIEDRAPTSPRSSMSSNSSPNSKNNLSRHSQLNGSVCSDELTVRASQTQQKVQHTQTQISQQQQQQEQQHISSMQLSLPVAQRGSTGQQQQQPVIQHQRSLTSEDAKHFGQITSQSIFVKNFAFDEQVSALSSYNNHSQVSVMCSKGLQTPRTWTLPNPQQLNTETYDSTVFKVGWVNKAQGTVQHPPSSHREGRYSHQPTPSMSSLTLERQTHFAGNSNGSSNNSNTNLNEANKNSGNSNSNNNTNGYSYSTTNYKLHKAQLKGCILSLYKSGLGNVKFFDPCLELSPHAVQALQQQQQQQQHNERADGLLHPQLSTASYNSTLQLPCNNTNPGGTNQSDMDTSSLGVDPNSDELISRLDYVSLSYPHPELKLDKKDDKILSGSLESLCHAVLFMPTDDKKKAIDILLLLPLLDDFNKILNCFNLFGIIFTKHPDNAASSYNKYQHYQIDLEVDRLMTQRLALVVKTVLDMFPGFLLDDKIFQSVIVLLDTISFHDEDISQTMKIRIAEKQAELNKLTSFIYEPLQPAKLEALVKVSNFLKLDTEKIANQIHRINLKFSKVWSPQLDYSLLYDSQYCYRHVELNPLVFFNERNVQYLCRLMVTHVFSTDRDMTPNKRAEILTKWVQLGCKFEKLGDMVSWLAIATIICSIPMLRLTKTWQFVSDTYLKIIFKDWVPTIVQLDRRQMSSKSTNSVFILAPPNLNDAFIRDNVIPYFGDLVIRADDLPRETKYKYLEKKIRRTKNAFYKWQQRLDQAFEQAKKSSSSSKVLRAEDNGSEDVADFYHYWKLHMELPAMNIETIMGLSLKVEPPSLNYNVYSKPFPSRCSLINGGYLPILFTSLLQSYSLFPQELLIAAAAQNNRTSTLGAVTTPTNRVSQLSVSTRMQAQGTSVTETTGVTGISTIDEPIVKEISSKVSNEKVFLKFIRDLFNIDIHVFHISDDLVFKSIRDYENISKSKNSIIQTPKRSSHQSNILPDLSALSGALEGLELFNNISRSPEVVSEFTVQVVLKCATLEKIFDILVLTTRVFSNLVTTNDLVAYFCSERARKDKNPLKTSNNDNNNIGLLDFALISLIMDNDLFTETFFNNYKSFTTTLFVLENLAKRFIGAKSCAVSINRIKMSKPSGLSRRSSVNQNNPQQVDQRTSSASSGMFTLEYDDVKFPVWDQKVTNNDLCPLSYLAKIQLGVLESLYHFIKEHYADFTDDLKNSKTFLDVLKIINQEVYEEWDKRLEEFRKSTKNGSTPSVEVLSITELEKLQAQLQELFNNIKSSYQRQLYRPLGVTRTHRRVNDLLTSFKSHTSMSGAIMNGTDSTLDKMATSFTKLKFNDYDGMISWLYQLDHFIMDKLRMISGHTWIEVSQILESLSNESLFSFRYPLQSISNNVVASGNSQLDDLEILDVFQWLSTLETEDGSPVMEYLPPSVQLIIKLHVALTRFFVVHISHLHSSYETRVNTCSVILQMLNFVHLKNTEVDLFDVDDASAKGNPATNISPHVPSFIETAISNAIVSPESRFFEMSWKQSYQNISDQSNIKLTFMGSMLNVLDKSARNFSNADSKYSLKPKNLSPCPGWFISRLLEITQLVPNMSIENSKMVNFDKRRFINNIVANYQDLIPNVDHYPSWDKSQDKLEFGSVLFYSGVDSNKAFRKASKDAATNEARQLKFQSMGLFNDILVAEVYKIQRDQKMMEQLAIQDHEYKRSMASQFPMRPSISVASPTCGTPLNGKYPSISQNSLGVNVSNNMSLSVGRHGRASVSSRTSVISNSTTVAPLGNTVPTTPATTTSHHGSMGKKIGGFLRRPFSISGFSSSSSQGSSANSVILPGVQSNGSISPYELPDILNEIQDVKPATSLKTFEIKSCIPVNNYRQDPDMMHCFKIIMEDGSQHTIQGTDEIDMNEWIKAIILSKRYSFHSKKFKGKTSNKIFGVPVEDVCEREGVMIPNIIVKLLDEIELRGLDEVGLYRVPGSVGSINALKSAFDEEGALNNTFTLEDDRWFEINTIAGCFKLYLRELPESLFTKEKVDNFVDLMACFKSREIDLSNFQNEVKLLLKSLPVFNYHILKRLFMHLNRVHQHVENNRMDASNLAIVFSMSFINQDDLASTMGPTLGLLQMLLQYLIRNPEHYFI